In Leifsonia sp. AK011, the genomic stretch TTCCGCGGCGCGACCGGATAGTCCGTCTCGGGATTCCAGGTTTGGGGGAAGCACAGGCGGGAGTTGTTGTGGACGTTCGCGAGCAAGGTCGCGGCTTCGAAAGGCTTGCAGTCGTAGTCGTTGTATGTGACGGAAATCTTGGCACCCGTCTCCAAGGTCACGTCATTGAGGCGGTACTTGTTGAGCGGGGCGACGCCACTCGAGGTGACCCAAACCCGGTTCTGTTTCGTGATCCCCGCGAACTGGATGGCGGGTTCCGCCAGTGCCGTGGACCCTGAGTATCCAGTGTGGGTTGCGTCCGTAAGCCACAGAGAAGGTGATCCATCTCCAGGGTCAGGGAATGAGTGGTTGAAGTCCCACTTGTCGACCGTGTCGTAGGCGGGGCTGCTGTCGACCACGAATGCCTTCGTAAGGACCGTCTTAAGCTTTGCTGTGGTGAAGAACGACGGTGTTGTGAGTCCCGTGCATGTGCCGCTGATGCAGTTCTGGTCGTATGGCACGTCGGGGTACTTTGAAGGGTCGGATGGACTGGCCACGAGACCGTCGACCGCTTGGGGGCTGCAATCGGCTCCTGTGCCGTTGCACCGCCCGTTGGCATCGTATTGGAACTGGACGATCCCCGTCGGAGCGTTGGTGGTGTAGATGTCGCTGCTGCGCATCCCGTACTCGATGCGATTCGGGGATCCCCCGCGCGTGTAGTCGACCGGCGTGCCACCGTTGAGCTTGTATCTGTTCTTCTCCGCGTTGTAGTAAATGACCATCGCGTTGCCGGACACGTCGACGACGTAGTCGAGGTTCCACCGCCAGCCCCTCATGCAGAGGGTTACCGTCCCGTTATCGCAGGGCTCACCAGGGGTGTTGCCGATGACAGGGACGGCCCAGGCAGATTTCGTTTCAGGCTTTCCGGAACTCCACCCCGGGAGGCGGTGCTTCCCGAAGTAGTACTGAGTTCCGTCTGTAGAAGTGAGTCGCCAACATTCGTCGTTCGTGGTGCCGTTGTTGTCGGAACCGCTGACGCATTCGAACAGTTGGTCGACGCGAACGTTCTCGTCCGTCTCGAGGTGCCACCCATTCGTCGCGTCCTTAACCAGTGGCCCGGACATGCTGCCGAACGAGACCGTGGCGTTCTCCATCTTCCAGCACTGGTCACCCGATCCGTTGATCGGGTCGACGTCGTCCTTCGAGCACGTCACGTACGACCGCTCGATAAAGCCGAGACCAGAAAGGTCCCAGCCTTCCCCAACGAACGATGTCTGGTTGTTGGCTGCGGAGGTCTTTCCGTCCACTGATTGGGAGTTGTAGCTCAGGGAAACCTGGGGCTTCATCCCAGCGGGCGACGGTGGAGCTTCCATCGGGTAGGTCCAGGAGAAGGCACCGGTTTGGGCTGAGACATCCCAGGAGCTGGAGGATTTCAGGCTGGTGGCAGAGAAGTCCCCCGCACCGCTTGAGGAGGATGCGGACGCCGCAGCGAAGACGATCAGGGGCTCAGAAGACACACTTGCGGTGATGTAGGCGTTCTCGTCGTCAATCTCGGTGTCAGCAGGTGTTGCTCTTTGTACGGACTGGGTGCTCGAACGGGAAGTCAGCGAAGTGGCCGAGGCAGGCAGATCAGCAACGCGCCACCTTACGCGGGAGGCGTAGTCGGCGCCGTACAGCCCATCGATCAGAGAGTCGGGAACACGGAGCATCACGTCGGTCGATGCGTCAGAGTCCTCCCGCACGAGGGCGATCGCCAGCCCGCTGAGGCCGAGCTTTTCGCGCTCGTCGTCGCTGAGGATTGTGGCCTCGATAGAGGGAGACGTTGGGGCAGTTCCTCGCGCGGCAACGTTGGAGGGAGCGAGGGACAGCGAGATTCCCGAGTCGCCGATCTCTTCCCACTGCGCCGAGACGTCCGGCTCTTGTTCGGGTTCTGCAGTTTCGGTGGGCTCTGGTGTCGCAGAAGGTGCGCTCTCCTCCGGCTCTTCCACCGAAGGGGTCTCGGTAGGTTCGGGCTCAGTATCCGCACCGGGGGTCCCCTCGATCGGGGATCCGGTGACCTCCGGGGTGGGTTCTTCGTCACCGGCTGTGGCCCGCGCCGCAGCAGATCCGAGAGGCGCGGGCTCGCTTGTCAGCTCGATGACGGCGGTCTCCCCGTCGGGCAGCTCCACCTTCTCCGTGAGCACCGAGATGGACGACTCAGGGGTGGGAGCTTCGGCGATGGGTCCGGCGGTGGTGCCGGGGACGCTGATGTCTTCCTGCAGCTTGGGTGGTGCACCGGATGCGGGTGTTGCCACCAGCAGGCTTGCTAGGAGTGCAACCCCTGCTGCTGTCGCGACGCCGATCCGGCGGACTCTCCGACGGGCCTCCGTTTGAGCCGTGATCTTCACCTGTAAGTGCCTTTCGTTGTTGCGTCGTGTTGTGTCGGAACTTACGGTCCGGTCGGGAGGGGTTCTTCGAACATGAGAGAGAAGCGTTGGCCAACGTCAATGACACCGGGGAAGATCGCCGGTCCCGAGATGGCACCGAACCAGCGTTCGGCTGGCGCTTCACGACGCTGGGCGTTGGCCACGGTGAAGCCTCCTGAGCTGATGCCGTCCTCGAAGGTCGCAGGGGCACGCCAGGAGATCCAGGTGGGATTGTCATCCTGGTTCAGGTAGAGGCGCAGCTGCTCATTGGTCTTGTCCCACACCCCGGTGACGAGCGTCCACTCGGTGCCCGCAGGGTCAGTTCCTGTGGCGCACACTTCGGATGAACCTGGGCGTTGATCGGACATGCAGAACTGCCATCCGCCGTCTTCGTTGATGCCGAGGCGGAAGCCGGAGTTGGCACCTGAGGCCTGCGAAAGGGCAGTCTGCTCCTGGCCGGGCCGGGCAGAGGCGTCGGCCTGAAGGTAGGCAGAGACAGAGAAGGACTCGCTGGTGTCAATGACGGGAAGTGCCGTCTTGGCAACCGCGTCGTACGACATTCCCCATCCGAGGAGCTCAACCTGCGTATCAGAGCCACAGGCGGCCGACTTCACGTAGTACACGACGGGCGTGCCCCCCGAGCAGACGCGCAGTTGGACTGGCGACGGCACATCGCCCGAGGTTGCACCGACATATCCGAGCGGGCTGCCGACGGCACAGCTTCCCCCCACCGGTGCCAGGGTGAGGCTCGAGTGGGTGCCCGACTTGCACAGGGTGCGCTGTCCCGTGAGCGCGGTCGCCGTGCCGTTGGGCTTGTACACCCACCCTGCGGTGTGGAGGAGCTCGGTACCGCGCCCGGGGGTGGTCCCGACAACGTCGAGGTAGGTGCCATCGATGTTCTTGAACACCGAGATCGGGATGGTGTCGGTCGGCTCAATGACTGCGTGTTCTGTTCCCAGAACAGCTGTCGCAAGTGGGTTGGTGTTCGCTGCCGCCCCCAGAGAGAGAGGTCGCGTCGCGGTGGTGTTGGCGTCCGCGATCGGGTTCGTGAACGTGTCCAGCATCCAAGTGTGACCTGCGGTCGTGGAGATACTGGTGTAGTCAGGGCTTGCACTGAACGTCCTCGAGAACCACGGCGAGACGTTGTGAGCCTCGTCAACCGTGCGCACCTGCAACGTTCCCAACTCGCTCGTAGGGGCAACGGTGAGGAGCACGGGCCCGGTTCCGCGGGCGCAGGCGAAGCGGGACGATCCGGCACCATGTCGGTCGCAGCCGCGCACATCGGTTGGCGGATCGACGGGGTCAAGCTCGATCCCGTTGGGCTCCCAGTAGTACTGGTACATCGCCGGCTGGTCTTCTTCGAAGTTCGCCTGCACGGTAATTTCGACCGGCTGACCGATGGTGAGGCCTGGCGGAGGAGGCGACACGGTCGGTGTTGCTGGTGGGTCGTTCTCGACCCGGATGTAGCAGTACTGGGAAGGGTAGGGCGAATTTGCGTAACCATCCCAGGATCGCATCGTCCACCGATAGACGCCCTCTACTAGGTAGCGGCTTCCGTCGATGACATAGCTGTGCCCGGCACCAGGGGAAAGATTGAGGATGTCGTCGCCTGGACTGAGCGTCATCTGATGGAAACCACCAACCATCGCTGGTCCAATAAGGTGCGCATCGTCGAGGACGTTGCTCCATGACGAGCCAACCTTGCGCTCCAGGTAGAGCAGCGGGTAGAGGTTGCCGCCGTCAGCGTCCCAGAGACGGGAACGGAAGGTCCACGGAATCTCCGAAGAAATCCACTCGGGGTCCCCGGAGCTGCCGCAGGACCGCTTCGGGCTGAGAATGCTGTGGGAGTACGGGGCCTGGGGTCGCGTGTTGTAGGTGACGATGAGCTGAACGCCGAAGGAGAAACGCTTCCAGGAGTACATGTCGTTCTCGTCGGCAGCCCTCATCGCCAGCACGATGCTGCTCTGGTTGTTTGCCGCCGACCACTCAAGGGCAGCCTTCGCATCAAATCCCACGGTGTTCACCGGGCAGGAGGAATTGTATCCATATGCGACATTGGCATCGCTTAGGTGCTGGTCCCAGCTCACGCCAGTGGAACCGTTCCAACTGGCGCCACCGTTTGCGTTCGACACACGCCACAACTGGACAGATCGGGGACTACAGGAAGCAGCCCACACCTCGGTCGTGTTGAAGGCGGCGCCGAGGATCTGCTTGCCGACGACGGCGGAGGTGTCCATCCACCAGAAGGACCTGGCACGGTGGGTCTGGTAGTCGGGGTACGCGATGCTGGAGTGAATGTATCCGACCATCATGTTCGGGTCGGTGTAGGCGCCGCCCTCCGGGTAGGACTGGTTGGGGTACAGCTCGTCGATGTACCACGCATACAAGCGGCCGCCGGTCCAGTCTGGGTCGACATATACCGGGTAGTTGAGGTCTTCTGTTTCGGCAAGGGCATCGAGGCCGAGATCGATCTCGTCAGGGACATCCTCAGTCTCGAGACCCACAGCGATCGTGCTCGGGTGGGGCCCATCCGCGTTGCTACCCTCCACGGTCGAGTCCCACATGATCGGGGAGTTTGAGCGCAAGTCGCTCTCGGCCGGTTCATCGCCTTCCGGGGTTGCCGTGACGGTGCCGTGCGCGTCCGTCGATAGGGCTGCACCCTCGATCTGGATTGACAGGTCTTGGACGTCGGGATCAGCTGCAGCCTCCTCGGTGTGAATGATCAAGACTTCAGACATACCAGTCGCCGTTGCCGTCAGGCGAAGGTCGACATCGGGCAACACATCCGCGTAAGTCGCGTGCGGTCCATCGATGACCGGTTCCGGTAGCGGACCCAGCGGCCACTTTTCGGTCAACCAGGATCCGTCCGGCATCTGCACTTCGGCGAGGGTGTCCGTTTCATCGCCGTAGAAGCGGACCGGGACCGTGGTGGCGGCCGGTGACCAGAACTCCTCCGGGCCGGCCTGTTCGAGGGTTGGGTCGACCGGCACCCACTCGTTGTCAATCTGCGTCCGCGCCGGAACTGAATCAATGGTCACGCGTGAGGTGCCGTCCGGGAGTGCCTCCACCAACTGGTTCTCCGTGGTGAGCGACTCCACAACGACCGGCTCATTCAAGCGCTGCGCCTCACCCGACGCGATCAGCTCCTCATTGGTGATCTGATCAAGCGCTTCTTCTTCACCCTCAGAAGGCTCCTCGGGCTCCTCCTCCGACACTGAAGCTGGAGTCGCTTCCGCAGCCGGACGGGCGGACGAAGGTGCGACACTCACAACCCCCGCCAGCGATATCGCGAGAACGGCCGTGAGGCAAACGCGGATACCACGAGACAAGTTAGACAACAGTTCCCCCTAGTGCGCACACAACTCCAGCGCACTACCCCAGCGCTATTGTCGATTCCGGCTCAACATTCAGTCGGACTCACCATAGAACATCCTGTCCACCCGTCGATACCCCCATATGGGGGGATTAGGCAACATATTTTCGACAAGATACGTTTGGGCCTTTGAGGGGTGTTCACCTCCGAGAGAATCGAAGATGTGGGGGAAGAAATGGCGTTTCGGCGTGCACGCAGGGGCATGGTGGCGGCAGCTACCGCACTGGCGCTAGGGCTGGTGATCGCGCTAGGAACGGCCTATTCAGCTTCGGCAGCAACAATCACCGGAACGGTGAATGGACCCAGCGGAGCGTTGTCCGGAGTGACCGTTCAGGTGTACTCCGCACCGTTCACCTCCACGAACCCTTCTACGGTCACGACCACCACCACCACCTCGTCCGGGGCGTTCACCCTGAGTCTCTCGTCCGGCAAGTACTTCATTCGATTTGCCCCGCCGAGTGGCACCGCTCCGGCGTGGAGCACCTCGACCGAACCCACTGGCACGACCAGTTTTAGGACCGAAGCACAGGTCATCACCGTTGGATCCTCGGCAGTGACCGTCCCCGCCGCGACGCTCAGCGCGTCCGGTGGTATCTCCGGTTCAGCACCCAACACCTGGCGCGTAAATGCACTCCTGTGGAACCCGTACGCCCTCCAGTTCGAACCCATCACCTACGAAACCACCAGCAACGGCAGCTACTCGCTGACCGGCCTCCCGCCCGGCGAATACATCGTGAAGTACGTGCCACCGGCAGCCGGCACCCCGGCAAGCTACTGGAAGAAAACCATCCGAATCCCGCAGAGTCGCCCCGTCGTCGTCAAGCCAGGCCAAACAACCCCGGGCATCAGCGAGCCCGGCATGAGCCTCACCCGCGAATCTCAGCGCGTCGCAGGCACCAACCGGTATGACACCAGCGCCCTCATGTCGTCACTAGGCTTCCACGAACCCGAAACCGTCTTCATCGCCAACAGCACCGGATTCGCCGACGGCCTCTCCGGGGCACCCGCCGCCGCAACCCTCGGCGCCCCTCTGCTCCTCACCGCCGTGGACGCTCTCTCAACGCACGTCACCGAAGAGCTACAACGCCTCACACCCCGCAAAGTCGTGATCCTTGGCGGCCCCACATCGGTGTCAGACGACGTCGAGGATGAGATCGCCACCGCGGTACCTGACGCGGAGATAACCCGCATCGCAGGAACCGACCGCTACGACACCTCCCGCAAACTCGCACGATTCGCCTTCGCAGGCTACGACACCCACACCGCCTACATGGTGATCGGTAGCGACTTCCCCGACGGAATCGCCGCAGGCTCCTCCGCCGCCGCACAGCACGCGCCTGTGATCCTCGACAACGGGTCTACCAGCCTCGACTCCGCAACAAGCACGTTGATTCAGGAGCTGGGAATCGAGCGAATCGTCATCGTGGGATCATCCATCCCCACCGCCAAGGAGACCACCCTCCGCGGGCTCGCGGGCGTAACAAGCGTGATCCGCATCGCAGGAGCTAACCGATACGAAACGTCAGCCCAGCTGATCACCTTCGCGTTCCCGCAAGGAGCAGACACCGCGCTCATCACCAACGGAACCGACTACGTCGACGCCCTCGGCGGCATAACCCTCGCCGCAGAATGGGACGTGCCCGTGTTCATCACAAGCCCGTCCTGCATGCCCTCCGCCATCGGAGGAAAACTCAGCGGCCTCCGAGTCACCGAGTTCTACATCCTCGGCAACAACAACACCCTCAGCTCCGCCATGGAGGACTTCACCATCTGCTGAAGATGACGTGGGCAGCGCGCAGGCGACGCTCGTAAGAGGCGCGCTGTCCACGTCAGCCCATCAAGTTTGAGTCAGACGAATCAGATCGTGTAGGTGATCGAACAGGGACGGGAGTACCTGAGTGAGAAGCCGTAGTCGAGACCCTGGGCAAATCTAGATATGCCGCGCAAAGAGGAAACGTCTCGGGAAATGCGCGAAAGTCAGCTAGATGCGAGAACCGATCAATAAGGCCCGACGCTACGTAAGTCGGGAGCCAACCTTTGGCTGGGGTACCTGGACTCGAACCAAGAACAAAAGAATCAGAATCTTCCGTGTTGCCAATTACACCATACCCCAATAGCTAGAGCCGAGGCCCGAGCCGACTGTCTACTTTAGCGTATCGCGAGGGGTCTCGTCACACCGGCTCAGAGCGCGGCGCGGAGCTTCTCGATGCGACGGATCGTCGACTCGCGACCCAGCAGCTCCATCGACTCGAACAGCGGCGGGCTGATGCGACGACCCGAGATCGCCGAACGCAAAGGCCCGAACGCGAGACGAGGCTTGAGCCCCATCGTGTCGATGAGCTCGATGCGCAGCACCTGCTCGATCTCGACGTGTCCGAAAGTGAGGATGCCCGGCAGCACGCGCAACGCAGCATCCAGCACAGCAGCCCCGTCCGCCCCGGGCAGCGCATCCGGCTCGACGACGAGGTCGTCGTCCGCCGTGAAGAGGAACGAGAGCAGGCCGGGGGCCTCCCCGAGGAGCTGCATGCGCTCCTGCACGAGGGGGGTGGC encodes the following:
- a CDS encoding LamG-like jellyroll fold domain-containing protein, whose protein sequence is MNEPVVVESLTTENQLVEALPDGTSRVTIDSVPARTQIDNEWVPVDPTLEQAGPEEFWSPAATTVPVRFYGDETDTLAEVQMPDGSWLTEKWPLGPLPEPVIDGPHATYADVLPDVDLRLTATATGMSEVLIIHTEEAAADPDVQDLSIQIEGAALSTDAHGTVTATPEGDEPAESDLRSNSPIMWDSTVEGSNADGPHPSTIAVGLETEDVPDEIDLGLDALAETEDLNYPVYVDPDWTGGRLYAWYIDELYPNQSYPEGGAYTDPNMMVGYIHSSIAYPDYQTHRARSFWWMDTSAVVGKQILGAAFNTTEVWAASCSPRSVQLWRVSNANGGASWNGSTGVSWDQHLSDANVAYGYNSSCPVNTVGFDAKAALEWSAANNQSSIVLAMRAADENDMYSWKRFSFGVQLIVTYNTRPQAPYSHSILSPKRSCGSSGDPEWISSEIPWTFRSRLWDADGGNLYPLLYLERKVGSSWSNVLDDAHLIGPAMVGGFHQMTLSPGDDILNLSPGAGHSYVIDGSRYLVEGVYRWTMRSWDGYANSPYPSQYCYIRVENDPPATPTVSPPPPGLTIGQPVEITVQANFEEDQPAMYQYYWEPNGIELDPVDPPTDVRGCDRHGAGSSRFACARGTGPVLLTVAPTSELGTLQVRTVDEAHNVSPWFSRTFSASPDYTSISTTAGHTWMLDTFTNPIADANTTATRPLSLGAAANTNPLATAVLGTEHAVIEPTDTIPISVFKNIDGTYLDVVGTTPGRGTELLHTAGWVYKPNGTATALTGQRTLCKSGTHSSLTLAPVGGSCAVGSPLGYVGATSGDVPSPVQLRVCSGGTPVVYYVKSAACGSDTQVELLGWGMSYDAVAKTALPVIDTSESFSVSAYLQADASARPGQEQTALSQASGANSGFRLGINEDGGWQFCMSDQRPGSSEVCATGTDPAGTEWTLVTGVWDKTNEQLRLYLNQDDNPTWISWRAPATFEDGISSGGFTVANAQRREAPAERWFGAISGPAIFPGVIDVGQRFSLMFEEPLPTGP
- a CDS encoding cell wall-binding repeat-containing protein, with the translated sequence MTVPAATLSASGGISGSAPNTWRVNALLWNPYALQFEPITYETTSNGSYSLTGLPPGEYIVKYVPPAAGTPASYWKKTIRIPQSRPVVVKPGQTTPGISEPGMSLTRESQRVAGTNRYDTSALMSSLGFHEPETVFIANSTGFADGLSGAPAAATLGAPLLLTAVDALSTHVTEELQRLTPRKVVILGGPTSVSDDVEDEIATAVPDAEITRIAGTDRYDTSRKLARFAFAGYDTHTAYMVIGSDFPDGIAAGSSAAAQHAPVILDNGSTSLDSATSTLIQELGIERIVIVGSSIPTAKETTLRGLAGVTSVIRIAGANRYETSAQLITFAFPQGADTALITNGTDYVDALGGITLAAEWDVPVFITSPSCMPSAIGGKLSGLRVTEFYILGNNNTLSSAMEDFTIC